One Triticum dicoccoides isolate Atlit2015 ecotype Zavitan chromosome 3B, WEW_v2.0, whole genome shotgun sequence genomic window, agtcaagtaaacctcgctatataaagagaggagatgtatcaatataatcaagcaagaattaagaaggaaatcccttccctcttgcccggccgtgggcaaaaaggcccccggccggccctctcccgccctccttctagcagcgccataacagagacttagagcataattggtttgctgccaaaaattggcatgccaatgtttggcattgtgccaaatattggcaactatTTGGTTGGCTACGAATTGTTTTGCCTATCTCACATAAAGTTGCCAATAGTTGGCAAATTTTGAtattgccaatatttggcaatgCCAACATTTGGCAAGCCAAATATTGGTAACAAACCAATTATGCTCTTACTTGTTTCTCATCTAGATGAGAACTAGGCACACCCATTGTTTACTCAATTGTGGCGGTATCCCTAATATTGGTCACTAACAATATTGTCAATTTTATTGGCACTTATGATTATTAGATTAATATACTGTATTTTGAACTTCTCTTGGACTACTTAGCTGTGATGCTGTTAGTAAAGCTGTACTCTACAATGCTGCACACTTGGTTATGTTTAGATTGTGTGCAGTGACACAGTTAACAATTCTGTGATGTACTATCTGACAACATGCGAAATATGAACTTAAGTACTGCATACCGCACTACAATTGCCTTGTCAATTGGGCCATTCTCCCCATATTGACATGTTTGGATGCTGAACATAACAGAAACAAGTAAGTctctgttatggcgctgctagaaggagggcgggagagggccggccaggggcctttttgcccacggccgggcaagagggaagggatttccttcttaattcttgcttgattatattgatacatctcctctctttatatagcgaggcttacttgactcccaagcaaggcttacttgacccctaagcaagcgacccttatctctaattaaccataagactaatgggcccattaggcccattacgtactctaacagtcTCATCTAACTCCACCATTTAATTTTGCGCGGAGATTCGTGTGGATTTTTTTCTTTTACTTTCTTGCTTGATTAATTAAACAGTGTGGGAGTTAGATGAGACTTTGTTAATTCTCATCTAATAGTACCACATATTAGATGTCACTAAGTTTTGATCATCATTTCAGCACCAACCTAATCACCTAATAGTACCACATTATTAAAAGGTATAAATAGAGTTAGCTATCCACAGTATCTATGTGGCAATTGAATTAATAGGAACAGAGAGCTCACCGCGAGTGTGTCAGCCATGCCAGACTCAAGGAGCTCCTCCTTGGTAGTTTGCCTGGCATTGGGCGCCGAGATCCTCTTGAGCTCGCTCTTGAGGTTGTTAAGGTCAGATTTGTACTCCCGCAGCTTAGCTAGCAAACCCGCTTTCACGCTAGGCGGCGTATTCCTGGCCTCCAGGTCCATCCTCCGAATCTGTAATAAATACATGAAAAGACAAAAATCATATACTGCCCCCACATGCCAGTGAAACAAGGGTGGCCCAGACAATCTATAGAACTTGCCCCAAATCACACATTCACCTGCACCTCCCAAAATCACATCCTAGTTTCCCAACGGCAGAATGTAGGGTAGCAGAATCGCAGGAAAAAAAATTTATGAGATCAAGTCTCACGGTTTAGCAGATGAGACCCATCttgatggatgacacgtgacatTTGCAAATCACAAAACATCTACCCCACCCCCCACCTAAAATCAGGGGGGAAGATTAGAtgttttgtgatttgtgaatgccacatgtcatccatcaggacgggtctcacctggtttatatgagacctggtctcgTATAATTTTTTTCCAGAATCGCATAGGCATGTAGCCAAAGAAAccccataaataaataaataaatagaccTAGTATTTACCAGCGATTCAGCTTCCTGCACGCCGGACTGGATCTCGGAGagcctctgcttcttcttctctgcATTAGATCTCACCGTGTTAGACGAAACCTAACAGCGGCGAAAGGGGGGAGACATCCCCGGTACAATTATGCATGGGGGAGCGGTGGGCACGTACCTCCATCGAGAGCGGAGGCGGCGGTGCACTTGCGGGAGAGGGAAGCGGATTCCTCGCAGTACTGGCGCTCGTAGCCCTCGAATACCTCGCTCATGGCTGCTCCCCACGATCGCCTCCGCCCGCGCGCACAGATTCCCCCCTCCGGATTCCGCGCCCAAATCGTCCGGCGGCGTCGAATCGAGCAGATGATCGAGACGGCCGCAATTCGATCCGGGCTGCTTCACGAGGGGGGCTCCGGGCGTTTGGTGGAAGCTTCGATTTTGGTCGGGTAGGGATTGGGGGATTTGGGGTGGGGGTCCGATAAAAGCACGGCTGCTTCGCGGGCTGGCGTGCGCATTGGCACGTTGTATCGTGTGTTAATTGGGACACGGTGAATTCCAAAATCCAAAATATAATATAAAATGAGACACTGCGTTGTGGGTCCTACCGGTTTATCGGTATCCTGTCGTGCAGCAGAACTGACGGCGGTAGTTGCCCGCGCAACACCGCACACAGTAATGTAAACCGGTCCCGTTTAATCCTGTTTAAACCCACTAAGGCTTGCCACAATCCTGTTTAAACCCACTAAGGATAGGTGCTTAGAGACATAAATAAATCAAGTTTCTTAAATACCGGTGTTCatttgtacaggatagacgcttaatTAGACGTCTTTCCTACAGAAATAACCACATGTGCTTAAGAAAAGCctgatttatttctctaagcaccttccCTAAAGCTTCTTGCATTGTACCTGGCCTAATCCAATAATTTGCTTTGTTTTTTTAAAATAAACTATGAAGCTAGTTAAATCTAACTAAACGAAACTTGCAGATGCCGCTTATTTGCCATTTACATTCCTAACCACAACAGGAGGAGATAACTCCCTGTTGTCGTTCTTCCGGTCTCTTCACCCATTATCCTCTATCCCCAGTTCCCCGCGAACAGGCGGTTTGGGAGGGCGGTTTCCCCACAATGTGCGCCAGCAAGGCCACGGACCCCTTCCCTCTCTGTCCGCCGCTCCGGCGACCAGGGGCAGTTCTCTCCTGCCTGTAAATAGTCATAGGGGTAGGGTTTTTCTATTGCATTGTTGGGGTGGTGGGGGCGCGAGGAGAATAAATCTGCATCAGCTCCATTTCCACACCGGCGGCGTCTCAGAGTTatgtgtcatgtctactcgacggtCCCTCGGATCGACGGGATTAAGTTTCTTTGTTAATGTAGGCGAGACGACGGCGTCGATGTCCTCTCTGGATGTTTGTGTCCTCCTGCTCCATCCTCGACGATGCGGCGTCCCCTCCAACGTCATTGAGGAGCATGGTGGCCTTGTTCAGGAGGTGGCTGACGGTTACTCCTCTTGGTGGTGGCTTCAGTGTGCGGAACATGATGGCCTAAGTGGAAGAAGGGAAGTAGTCCCTAGATGGCGTTTCTAGTGGTCTTTCTCGATGACGTCAACGGGAAGTTCCGGTTCTGAAGTCAGGAGGGCACGGTGGCAACCCCTGGCTGATATGGGCGAGCTTGGTCTTCGGTTCACAAAGCTCTGATGAAGATGGTGCCTCTCTGGGTATGGCAACGATGGAGGCCTTTCTCCTATGTGTCTGGCGAGCGTCTCGGCGTTGTTGGGGTTGAAGATGGTTGCCATTTACGGCGTGTGCAAGGAGCCCTTAGGTCCTGTTTGTTTTTCATCTCCCCTGGCCTCTGTCTTGCAAGGTTTCCAGGATATCTATCATGTTCATGTGTGTTTCGTTGTTTCCATGTTTGTGGGTTCTTGTAATCTCACTTTAGTTTAACAGAATGCATAGTTACCTTAAAAAACACCGCACAGAAGGTGATATTCCATCCATAAGTGTTGCATTTTTATACTAATCTCGATTTAAAATTACAATAAGTACTTATTAGATCAGAGGGAGTGATCCTATTTAACGTCTTTGAGCATCAAATAGTGGAGCCTCCGCCAACAAACGACACGCAACGAACCAGTCGTGTTTGGGGCTCCGCTGCACGCGTGTATGTTCTTTAGTTTGCTAAAAAAATTTAGTTTTTCTCTTTGTGGTTCTTTTTTATTAGTACTGTTTGTGATTCTTTCTTTTcagcttttattttttttatttttttatttcttttcctttctcgtttttatttgtttgtttacTCTTctgatttttttatgttttttctttTGCGTTTTTTATTTTCTAATATACGATGAGTATTTAAAAATACACACTGAACACTTGTTTATTACTCCATGGTAAGTTTTTTCTAATATATGATGAACTTCTTTTAAATGCACATTGAACATTTTGCTTAGTATACCGTGGACTTCCTTAATGTCTCGTGAACTTTTTTTGTAATATACAATTATTTTTCTAACAAAGTGATTTTTCTAGAGAAACATATTGAATAGTTTTTCTAATATATATTTTCTATTTTTATATTGGTTTTGATTATTTCACCTCTATAAAAAACCGTCATGAAAACCATAGAGAAAACGAAGGAAACCAGCTAGCTCAAATGAGCTCACAAGTGTGGGATGACCCATTTGCGACTCGCTTCAGGCGTCAAATAATAGAACTTGTGATATATAACACCCATTGCAGACGTTATGCGCCTACATGGGCACGCCAAGCGCCCGACAAGTCGTGAACCAGCTTATGCATGGACGACAGTTCCTCCCCGATATATTtcactttattttttatttttttctgttttatttaaattttAGGAAGTTGACTAAATAAAAAAAGGTTCACGGAATTTGCAAAAAATATCACAGATTTGACAATTATTCACGATTTTCAAAGTGTTTGTGAATTTAAAACAAAAATcatagattcaaaaaatgttcacagattATAAAAAGGAAAATCTTAAAAACATGAGTTCAGAAAATGCTCACAAATTTGAAAATAAATGTGATTTTAAAGAAATGGAAGATGTAAAAAAATGTCCTTGAATTTTAAACAATGTTccataattcaaaaaaaaagatcgtGAAATCAATAAaagttcatgtattaaaaaattattGAATTTTATTAATCTTCACGAATTAAAAGAATGTTATAAATTCCATGAATTTAGAAAATATTCATGTAATCTAAAaatatttgaaaatttgaaaatgtNNNNNNNNNNNNNNNNNNNNNNNNNNNNNNNNNNNNNNNNNNNNNNNNNNNNNNNNNNNNNNNNNNNNNNNNNNNNNNNNNNNNNNNNNNNNNNNNNNNNNNNNNNNNNNNNNNNNNNNNNNNNNNNNNNNNNNNNNNNNNNNNNNNNNNNNNNNNNNNNNNNNNNNNNNNNNNNNNNNNNNNNNNNNNNNNNNNNNNNNNNNNNNNNNNNNNNNNNNNNNNNNNNNNNNNNNNNNNNNNNNNNNNNNNNNNNNNNNNNNNNNNNNNNNNNNNNNNNNNNNNNNNNNNNNNNNNNNNNNNNNNNNNNNNNNNNNNNNNNNNNNNNNNNNNNNNNNNNNNNNNNNNNNNNNNNNNNNNNNNNNNNNNNNNNNNNNNNNNNNNNNNNNNNNNNNNNAGAGAAAAccaagaaaaaagatgaaaaaatatTCGAGAACCTCCAGAACACTACGTTGAAGGTTTCCAGAAGATTATTAAAGGCAATCGATATCTCTTCTTAGCTATTCACAACCTCCCGCTAATGTGTTGACCCGGTAGTAGCACTTAATAGGTGATCGCCCCGCTATGTATCAGTTGTTGCGAAACTTGGTCCTCTAGTGGAGCCCCCTATAAGTGGGCCGCTCCACCAGCTCTTTGTGGACCAAGTCCCTCCCTTTAATATTAAAGTGGACACTTATACCAAAAAGTTATTTTGAAGGATAAGCTCTAGTGATACATATATTTTGAATAATGTCAAAATGTTCTTTTTAAGTTTCAAAAATTCTGTAAAAAAATTCAACATGTTTGTATAGATGTATATTATACATGTGGAAATTCTGATGGTGAAACAAGTAACCATGTGAGTTACACAAAAATGACTAAATCTTCGGTTTGGAAAGATGAAAAGCGATGCATTATTCACTATTTAGAAATcatcattttgtcatttttgtatagCTCACATGTTTACTTATTTTATCACCAAACTTTATACATGTGTAATATTCATCCATATGATAAATATGTTTTAAACTATTTAAAACAAAGGGCTCCAAAAATACAATCTCGCATTTATTCCCTACCCCTAGTTATATAAAATGGAGAGCACTCTTTGTACGAGCGGATGATGAATGATTAATAAAGAGAGCTATACCCCTATTTCCTTGTTGAAAGGATCCATATggctgactagaggggggggggtgaataggcaactaacaatttttaatttttctttaccaaattaaacttagtatcaaaataggttgtctagatatgcaactaggtgagcaacctatatgatgcaacaacaacaagcacacaagcaagcaagggatacaacacaatataagcctccacaagtaaaggtaagagataaccaagagtggagccggtggagacgaggatgtgttacgaaAGTTTCTTCCCTTTGAGATGAAGTgtgtctctgttggagcggtgtggaggcacaatgctccccaagaagccactagggccaccgtattctcctcaagccctcacacaatgcaggatgtcgtgattccactatcggtgcccttgaaggcggcgaccgaacctttacaaacaaggttggggctatttccacaacttaattggaggctcccaacgacaccacgaagcttcaccacaatggaatatggctccgcggtgacctcaaccgtctagggtgctcaaacacccaagagtaacaagatccgcaggggattagtggggggaatcaattttctcttggtggaagtgtagatcggggccttctcaaccaatccctagaaaatcaataagtttgattggctaaggagatagatcgggcgaaaatggagctctgagcaacaatggagcttgcagagggaagaggtggtcttcttggggaagaagaccccctttatatagtggggggaaagatccaaccgttacgccCCTCACTTAGCCCGCGCGGTGTGGAACTTCTGCACACAGCCGTAGTACTACTGCAACGGgccgcagtactaccgctggctggTACGGTACTACCACTTGCGCGGTAGTGACCAGGCAAGGCCCTGTTGCACAAggcaacgagcggtagaaccgccggagcggtattaCCGCGCACCCTTGCGGTACAACCGCAAGGCAGGGCTCTACTGGCACTGGAAAATGCACGTAATTGATAAATTACTTCCGTAGCTACTTCCGTAGAGTTTAGGGTTGTGCAAAAATCCGGCACGGTACTACTGCTCACAGGGTGTACTACCGCGTGGGGGCGGAAGTAAAAAAATTACTTTCGCACCTACTTCCGCATACGCCGGTGTTTGGGCtggaggcagcggtactaccgctcgcgaagagcggtactaccgcttgccggagcagtactaccgtgagtCCCTGCGGTACTACTTcttccttgagcagtactaccgcacaccACGGAGACTATAGCACTTGGTAACCTTCATATTGCAGAGACAAGAATAAACGGATGGTGCTCCACCCAACAATCTCCTCATCTATCTCAGCGGCAAGAATGGACTCCTCATCTGACTCAGTCCACTGATAGCCCTGCTTCGTCATCCAGGTAGCCTCAGGAGTGATGTTCTTCTCTGACCCACTCGAGACGTGCTCACCAAGCTTCCTCAAAATCCGATTGTCGCGCtggcgactctccttctgagcaacgTGAGTCTGGCactgccccttggcctgcatgcagaacagagccttcatcttggccttgagcttcttagcccaagatggctcagcAGAGGAAGAAGCGTACCCCTCAGaactgacctcctcctcctcctcaatctcatcatcatcaacatctatgcGTGCAGCCTTGGCCTCAGCTcgggtagtggtgttagcccattTGTTCTTCTGGCATAGCTTgatgggctcatggcgaatccagttggGAGCAAGAAACTCTTCTCCCGGAaagatcttctcccaagtctttgagATCAAGAGGTGCAAataaggtccatagatgggcaCCTTACGATGGAACACAGCaaactgaagctcacaccacatgatatgaaaGACATCAAGTGGTTTAGGTTGTTGGAGACGCGCTtcctcacaaatgagcatcatgtccacaagataggaatgcaccttgtccttgtcgcctatGCAAGGAAAAAGAGAGTTGCGGAAGATTCAGTGCATGATGTCAAGAAACTGGTTCATCACAAAAGTCTTCTTGTCATTAGGTAACTTCTTCTCAACAAGGTAGGGTTGAAGCTTGTTCTTGGAAGCAGACTCGGGGTTGGCATGTGGGCGGACACCAATGGGCACATCTAGCCCCTCATCATGAACATGCaacagatccatgaactccttccactcaGCAGTCATCCTCttcccatttgtcatccaagtcatggtccgCTTCTCAGCCGTGTGGAAGTGGGCagaagcaaagaactgagccacaatctctgGGTCAAAGTCAAGGTGGAACTTGAGGATCTCCTCAATGCCAAACTACTCCACCAAATGTAGAGGCTTGCCAAAATATGTCTGGTTCTTCTTCAGATGGTCCATGCCAATCCACTGAACTGGTACatagatgttctgcttggccttgatcacatctaggAAGATGAGATATtgttgcttggtccaaaacaagTCATTTCCCCTACTGAGTTCCCTAGGCTTGATGTAGGGGTTGAGCTTTCTTTGAACCATAGACTCTGCTTGAGGCATTTCATCCATGCCGACAGTTGGCTCCTTGATCTTGGTAGCTGTGGTCTTGACGTGGCGTTGTGGGGCACTGTACCCCTCAGGAGCTTCTTGGTTGCAAAGACGCTTTGAGCTCGTGTCACGGCTGGGATTCAAGCACCTGGCATTGAAACCGAGCCACCATCTATGACACACAGCACAAACACACGACAAGAGCGAGAAGGATTATTGCAAAGACCAAGGCCAAAACCGAAAAAACAAGTAGAAATGAGATTGGGTGTGACAAAACAAAGTAATTTTCAAGTCAATGGTAGTACTGGACCAGGATGCGGAAGTAAAAAATTTGCATCTGctctagccgcggtagtactgcgccgggttggcacggtagtaccgcgcttaGAGCGGAAGTAAATTTTTACTTCCGCGCGCTAGGCGATAGTACGGCTCcaacggagcggtagtaccgcacgtggCGGATCTCGCAtgaacgggcggtagtaccgctccacgaggagcggtagtaccgcacgggacGGATCTTGCATGAACAGATCTAAGAACATCCGTGAAGGTAAAATGGTACTACCATTGATAAAAATTGCGTTGTTGCATCACACCAAATAGCATATCTACTGCACTACCACTCTCCAACAATCtcctcttgcaaagatttagccaaaaatcacaaGACCTACACATGCATCTCCCAAAACCTAGAAGCACAACAACGAGGCAAAGAGAGAGGGAAAAGGGGAGATACccgggtccatggcaagagggcatGGTGGGATCGATCCCACCAGTTGAAATGAGAGGAGAGTGGCTGaagatggagatccggcgaggtcctccAGCGTCGTTCTTGGGAAGGAGAGAGAGACGCAGTGAGgggaagagatgaatgggtatgggggagttggaactccccctgcctgcTCTTACCCCCCATGCGGCCTCGACAGCGCGGTAGTATCGCGGTTCATTGCGGTAGTACCAcctgggcggaagtaccgcacactGGGCGATAGTACTGCTCTtctagcggcagtaaaaaattactaccgtgatggaagcggtagtaccatgctgtggGCGCAGCTGTGCAAGCACAGGAGCCACACACCTCCAGTggtagtaccgtggcttgccaCAGTAGTACCGCACATCCAGGAAAGTGCATGTTTCGACAAAAAGGAACAATAAGGCCTTTGCAATGCACACTTTGAGCAACCGGACATGCAAGAGAGAGCAGAAAGGAGGCAACTTAAGCACGAACACAGTCCAAAAGAACACAACGAGACAACGAGGACCAACCAACGAACCAAAACCTCACaagaggagagggcggtggccggagccacctatgcttgagtcaattggtatggcaccacgaagaattatccttgggcccatgaccaaaactcgtctttgaatcacaagtaccatcaacgatggcgaatgtgaaagagttgatcaatttatgcataatgggggcggggagagttcattgagagaacaacaccccctatgtccatgcctacacctaaataaGACAacaagatgagtatggtggggtgtgcacgggttcaagccacattgctcaaatcaatgatatttagctcatgccttaactcgcaaaatcttgcttcatccaaaggcttcttgaaaatatctgcaaggttatcatgagtattgacatagttgagctcaatctccccttgcctaatgtgatcccggatgaagtgataccgaatctcaatatgcttcgtcttgaagtgttgcaccaggttgagagaaatcttgatggcactttaattgtcacaccaaagaggcactttgtcacaaatgacaccgtaatccttcaaagttttcctcatccatagaagttgagcacaacaactaccggcggccacatacttggcctcggtggaggagagagacacacaactttgcttcttagaagaccaaatcaccaaagagcaaccaagaaattggcaccctccgaaagttgacttcctatccactttttcTACCGCCCAATCCGAGTCTGAAAAGCCCACGaggttgaagtttgctcctcttgggtaccataagccaaagtttggggtatgagccaagtatcgaaagattcgcttgaccgccacatagtgactttccttaggtgaggcttgaaaccgtgcacaaattcccacacaacatgatatccggtatggatgcacaaaggtaaagcaagaagCCAATCATAGAATGATAtacctttaccattgggatcaatgtcaagttggcatttgacgggcattggagtagtagtcggcttgacatcacttagcttgaatatcttgagcatgtcttgagtgtattaggCTTGGTtggtgaaggttccttctcttctttgtttgatttcgagcccgagaaagaacttcaactctcccatcatggacatcttgaactttgaggtcatgagagcggcaaacttctcattgaaagctttgttaggagaaccaaagataatatcatcaacatatagttggcatacaaacaactcccctttgaccttcttagtaaaaagagtggggtcgattttcccaatttcaaacccacgatcttgcaacaactaggTAAGGcgctcataccacacacgtggggcttgtttaaggccatagagcgccttatagagttggtacacatgattggggaacttgggatcctcaaaccccgggggttgtttgacatacaccaactcattaataggaccattaagaaaagcactcttcacatccatttgttgcaacttgaagttatgatgagacacataagcaatcaacaaacaaatagattcaaggcgagcaacgggagcaaaggtttcaccgtagtcgataccctcgacttgggagtagccttgtaccACCACACGAGCCTTGTTGTGAACGACAACCccgtgagcatcttgcttgttcctgAATATCCATTTGGTTCCAATAACAT contains:
- the LOC119276603 gene encoding vesicle transport v-SNARE 13-like, with protein sequence MSEVFEGYERQYCEESASLSRKCTAASALDGEKKKQRLSEIQSGVQEAESLIRRMDLEARNTPPSVKAGLLAKLREYKSDLNNLKSELKRISAPNARQTTKEELLESGMADTLAVSTDQRGRLMMTTERLNQSTDRIKESRRTMLETEELGVSILQDLHQQRQSLLHAHDTLHGVDDNVGKSKKILSAMSKRMDRNKWIIGGIISALVVAILIILYFKLAH